Within the Medicago truncatula cultivar Jemalong A17 chromosome 4, MtrunA17r5.0-ANR, whole genome shotgun sequence genome, the region TGGACAACAGTGCAGTTTCTGCCACAGGAGCAAAGTTGGCATTTAAGTCCAATGAAGAAATAGCTTTTCAAGTACGCACTGTTCCGCTGGATGAAGTGATTCCAGCATCAGAGCGTGTGCTTCTGCTCAAAATAGATGTTCAGGGCTGGGAATATCATGTTCTCAAAGGAGCTTCAAAGTTACTCTCAAGGAAGGGAAGCCAAGCTCCTTATCTCATATACGAGGAAGATGAGCGTTTGTTGCAGGCCAGTAATAGCAGTGCTAAAGAAATTCGAGACTTTCTCCGTACTGTGGGTTATCATGATTGCACCCAACATGGCACCGATGCACACTGCACCAAGAAGGATTGATCGTAATTTTGGTTCAGTTATGCAGACTCTAGATGGAAAATCAAGTCATTCCTAGTTTGAATCAACACTTTCCAGTTGACCAACATGGAGTGTTAGCAAATTGTTGAGCAGTGAACAATTCGATGAATTGATTGTGGATAAATGATGGAAACAGTTGAGATAGCTGGCAACTGCACTGCTAATCGTAAGCTGCTTAACAACATCATCATGCAAAAGCATCCATTCAAGATGCATTACATTTCATATGATTCTTGTGTAGATCCTTCGGGTTTTCGTGAGGTTTTGTATACAAGCTTTTAATTGTAGGCATTTATTAAATGTACGCCTTAAGTTTCCAATTAAATTGAAACCTGTGTATCAGATATTCAGAATACAAAAGCTTCTCATGTTTGATCTGTCATAACCAATATGGAGTCCAAACATATTTTATCTACAGAAGACAACATGAtccaaataaattataaatgggTACTGTGAAATTGCATTTGCTCCGGTATAAAGTAAATAACTGGGCAGCTCAAAGAAATAAGATGTACTATGCTTATATGCTAGCAAGactaaataataaatgatttgTTTATTAAGCTTCAACATGTTTGCTACTTAAAACATCCGAGAGCACTGTTTGGAAGGTTTGTCATCTTCCACTAGCTACAAAGAACAACAACCCAAACTTCAGAAACTTCATTGCAGGATTTCTATGGTTTCAAAACTGTAATTCTGTAAAAAAATGAGCATTTAAGAAACTTTAGAACCATTGTATTAttacacatatacatatactgCTAAACTGATACAATAGCAATGATATAGGCACTgatgtcatgttaataaaaacgcTTCATACATCTATGCATGGTCTATTTGACATGTGGCACAGCAGTGAAATTCCAATAGGACATAACCAGTTATTCTAAAAAATCTAAAGACCCTCTTGTGGTACAAAATAAAGGGAAGGCATAGGTCACAGAACTACTAACCTAAGCAAGGATCTCAGAAACAGCCTAAAGTGGTTGATGCTAAAACTATGTGCAAATAGAAGATATTGTGTCAATTATCAAAACAATTACCGCCTAGAGACATTGATTCCTGAGGCTCAAGCCACACATCTAAGTCTTTAGGATTCTTTCGGGGCACTAGTTTTTGAAGGGCCGGCTCTTTCCACCATAATGTCATAAAGCTGCTTTCCATTCTGCTTGGCAAAAAATAAACCAGCAAGAAACAATGAAGAGAATGTTAAAAGATTATATTGTCTGCAACTCTTGCAATAATGATGTTCAATTTCTGAGCTATTTCCTATTTTGTATATTTACTTTACTTTACTTGCTTCTAAATTGCTTACAAATATTATAGGGAAGAAATGAATTTGTCCTTCAGGCTTTGTTTGTGTTTCCTTGAAGTAAACCAAGATAGGGAAGTTTGGCCACCAGAATTCCCAATTAACAAAAGTTGAGTACCTACATCATATAAACATGCATTTTAGTTCTATTGTTGTTAAAGTCTAGTCAATGTTGAAACAAAAATAGGATACTTACTTCCAACGGTTTTTTCCACCGACGAAAGCATTCTCACCTGATTCATCGAGCTGATCGCCTATCTTTACCTCCTAAATCACAATTTGTATGTAACTTTAATATGAATAGCTAAAGATAACATAATACAAAACACATTATAATGGTAAATACTAAATAACATCAAGACATACAGATGAAGTTATAGATTAGAATGGTAACTGAAAAATTGGATGATGATTAGATATCAATATAAGCCATACGTGAAGTAGCAGATGGTCAAAGTGCAAAACTATAAAATATAACATGTTTAGTACTGAAGTTTAGTCTTTTTGAATCAATGGATGCAATTTAATAACGAACTTGTGCAATATTAGACGGAGAAAGACGCGGAAAAAGCTCGCTAGAGGGTTTTTTAGAAATCATGAAGGTAGATTTTCACTTCATGTTTATTATGACTAGAGggtattttagaaaaataaataacggAAACCAAGTGATTGGAAAGAAAATACTACTATGGACAAACAAGAAAATTCTTGGAGAGGTAAGAAGGGAACAAACCAAAGACTCATCATCAAAGACGAATCTCACTCTGGTGGCctgcaaaaataaaaagcaaataatTAGAGAAAAAGCACTTGGATCATCATGCTAGTTTGCACCTTCCTTAATCACAGTTTCTTCTACTAATAATTACCTGGACCAACAGAAGCAATCCAAGAAGACCAACAGGTACTGCAGGCACTAGATTATCTGTGTAAACTAACCCACCAGCTATACCTGATAGTACAATTTTAAGTCATCAATATTTTAGGATGTTTATTAATCTGGTTATACAAGGAAATGCATACAAGACTTAAGGACACTTTGATATACTAATAATCAATTAATCATCCTTAAGATTTTGATTCATCTAGCACCAAAGGATCCAACAAAATTAAGGCAGTAGACAGTTAACAAAGGGGAATTTGTTTTTCAGATGAATCAAACACAGTCCTTCACAAGTTTGTAACTGGCCCAATTGTATTATAGTAAGCCTAAAATTATGTGAAAAGAGAATGAGTAACTACCAAGCAGTACAACTGGAATTCTGTAGTCTGGTTCAGGAATCACAGTCTCTCTGACAATACTCTTCTTCACCTTCCTTCCAATTCCAAACTGTCAACAAAGAAATTCAGTTAGAAGTTGCTGTGAATTTGgactcaaaatcacaccaatacaaactatgatgtgtggaacaaaggaaagtagtaaccaatatcaaagtaaacacaaacaataacaacaataacaacacctagatctaatctaggaatcaaagtgaaaagcacaaaaccacaagcaaaagataaagagagaagagaaacaaacacaccaaagattgttgacccagttcggtccaacttgacttactctgggggagagattgatctctccaatccactatcaatgagtccTTACAAACAGATACAAAtgattacaagaaattagcttcaacaagctcacaaagaacaaccctaatttctacccattttccaatctcaccaatgaacaagacactcaatgattttcactcacccaaggtgtttataatgtttcccaacccaagagaactctaatcaaagaccctcaaccctaaagttaacTCCTTTGATTTCCCCAGTTTTCTTCTCTTGAAGTTCTCTCTCTATCTCCTTCAAAAATGAGCTGAAACACTTAAATAGTACACAATGACAGACAAAACTGCGTCACGCCACCCAAAAACCGTGTCACGATTGGTGAGTACGGTACGACAGCCTTACCCAGAAATCTTGTCACGCCTGCACAAATCGCGCCACGATTTTGCCTTCAGCAGGAACCATACGTTCTGCCAACAAAATTGTGTCATGCCACTCATAATCGTGTCATGATTATGAGTTTTCACAGAATCACAAATTGAAGGCATAAACAACAGAAGTCATAGTAGTAACCTATGAAGCATTGACGCGTACACGGACTCTTTTCACGTCACTAACATTGACATGCAGACACCTATAATAATTGGAGATAATTGAATAACTATATGTAACCATGTGTGTCGCTAGCAGACACACGTTCAATCCGAAGTGTCTGTGCTACGTAGGTAGTACTAATACATGAAACATACTTATACTTATACAATACAAGCTAAGCACATTTTGCTAgcaaccataaaaaaataacatagagCCACTTGAGATTGCAACAACTTACAAGTGAGTTAACAACAAAACGGTTTCCATGGCTTCCTGTTAATTGTCTCCCAGAGAAATTTGGATTGAACAAAACTCCTCCACTCAATGAATACTTGAAACCACTCAAGTATCCAATGTTTTCCCTCcctgaaacaaaaaacaacatcaaaagCCCAGAATTAATATCAAACTAAAGTGTATGAAATCTTTgcaaaaatataaacttttttgaCTTAAATCTACACAGAACACGTATGAATGGAAGTTACATGCAAATTTGCTTACTTTGGGAGGGAAGAAAACGGTGTACGGACAAGAAAGTGGTTGCCATTTGTTTTGATACACAAAATCTATCACCTTGTTTTGTGTGGTGGAACAATAAGAACGATATTACAGCTATGCCCATCATTTTGTGACATCATTATAACATGTCTAAGGGCATTAAAGTAATAAAAGTGTGAATATTAAATAACCACGGGATTCATTATGGGTCTTATCTTTTTCACAACTTCATCACATTGAAACCGATAACAGTTCACTCCTTCACTTCACTTCAGACCAAGCTATAATGGCGCAGTCTTTGTCTTTTGCTCCTATTTGTTCCTTGAAATCTTCAAACACACCTGGTACTGTTAACTTTtatgtgtgtttgtgttttcttatttatttacttttttaaaattattatacatGTATTGACGAGAATTTGTTTCACTTTTAATAGGAGCTGTTATTGGTAATTCGGTTGTCCGAAAGGCTTTTCCAATGAAGGAAGTTTGTCTGAATTCTAAAGCTGGAAACTTTCAGTCTTTGGTGGTTAAGGTGAGATTGATTTTAGTATCCCAATTTACTAATAAGATACTTTTTATTCAGTCTTATGTAATCAAATACTTTTGGTTTCACCTTTGATTGAAGACGTGTCCGGTGTTGACATGTGCTGGTGTCTGATatgacaccgacacatgtgattatatccagttaattcattttctcaaattatcatTGGTGTCGACGTGTCTCAGTCATTGTCCTGCAGTGCTTCATAGATTAGTTGAGTTCTATGAAAAGATATGGCAGGGCTATGTTTTGATATCTGTTGTCTAATGGTTAGTGGCATTAGATAGAATAGAGTGAATTTGCATACAATCATTCCTTTTTGCagatatttttataatgaaatgaaaaagaaaaatttggtttAGTCCTATGCCTCCTTGATTCCATTTCATTCTTTCATATTTGAAACAGTGAGTTATGGATCCTAGTATATTCCAGAGCCTTTGGTAGATCAGTACAGTAGCcactttaatttttcttcaaaaatagaAAGTAGGACATGTAACATCAAAATATCTTAAATGTGATGAAAATGTAACGAGTGCCCTaggggcactctttaaggaccttaaatagtaaatttttatgaaggaacactttcataaattttttgtaataGTTGACTTTTTATGAAGGAACACTTTCATAAGGAACACTTTAATTGGAAAcattgcattggaaattgtaaTAGTTGACTTTTTGAAGGAACACTTTCTAAATTTTGGATCCTTAAAGCGTGCACCGCGGGAAACTCTTTAGTAAGACCCCTGTAATTAGTTTTTACTATTGTGTCGTGGTTAACCATGGAAGAGAAGTGTTGAAATAACGGTTAGAGTTGGTGTCGTGTGTGTACAACAGATCTGTAATAGGTCCGTTTGACCTTTTCCTGATACTTGTCATAGCTGCATATATCCTGAATAagtctttgattttgatttaatacAGGCTACAGAAGATAGTAGTAAAGGCACAACAAAAGTAAAGAGCATTGTTTGTGCTGATTGTACCGGAAATGGTAAGTGAAAATGAAGATTTCAACTTCTTTTTTATGGTTATAAGTCATAGTTTTTATTCATTACTTAAAGATGCCTTTAAATTAATGAGCGCCATATATAGCAGTCTGTTTGAGTTAAGCACATATTTTACGAAACCCTTACGTCACCTTAAATAATATAGTCGAACATCATGCTGATTCTGGCGAGAACATAGTGTCTTTGTTAGTCTGTCAATCTTTAGTTTCGTTCTCCGTGAGATAACCCAATAGTTTGGAGATTTTTCTCATGTATTATCAGTTAGTTATTGTAGTTGATGATTCTCTAGGATTTTTTAAGCATATTTTAGGGCTACTACTTTTGTTACCAATTATTTGGAGTTGGGGAGCTAGCTGATATTTCTACTAGATCAGCATCAGCATTCAAGCAAACCTTCCATTATACACATCAGCTCACCAATAGATGTCAATGCATCAACCGTCTTATGGATTCAAATCCTTGTCCTTCTCTTTTTCCTTGTACTTATccttttttcttcaacttttcttCATGTTTGGCTAGGTTCATGAGCGCATGCTCATGTTCCTCCAACACCATATACTCATTTTACATGCGAGTAGCAGAGCTTGTGTTGTTAGCATTATCAAAAAGTCATAATTAAGAACAAAGTTAGTTTCAATGCATCTATGCAAAACTCTATCCAAGCCTTTTCCATGAAAGATTTAGGCGAAGCTACCTACATATTATGAATCAGGATCTATAGAGATAGATCATAAAGATTGCTTCGACTGGGCTGATAACTTTTTGCTCAATTCCAGGTGCAAAAGAATGTACACAATGCCAAGGTTCGGGAGTTAATTTGATAGATCACTTCAATGGCCGATTTAAAGCTGGTGGACTATGCTGGCTATGCAGGTAACTGTATTGAATAACACACTCCATCCATTGTTATCTTGTATGAGCATGTGTAACTGTGCTATGTTCTTGGTTGAAAGATGTATTAGCATGTGCTATATTACAATTATAATTCCTTTGCAACATCTATGTATATTTGTTTCAGGGGTAAAAAGGATATTTTGTGTGGAAGCTGTAATGGAGCTGGTTTTATTGGTGGATTTATGAGCACATTTGATGATTAGAAGAAGATTGGCTAGATTGAATATTGAAGATTGCTTTTAGCTGTGAACAAAGAGAAAAGGAAGTGGAAATCCAGTTGTTCCtatgtttttagtcttttttgtAATGCCTATTCATTTATGAATTGTATGGATGAGTGTAATCCTActgtattttgtttgattggaTTAAGCAAAAAAGTTCAACTAATAAGCAGCACAAGCAATTGTAATGACCTAACCTAACTAAATACATCATAAAAGATGAAAAGATTCATGTTTTGGATaattaaatgaattaatttggttaaaaataatgtctattagaataaaaaataaagcgaAATAATGTTTAAGTTCTAATACAGCGCGAATTGTATCACAACAGTCGCTTTGGCCGAGTGGTTAAGGCGTGTGCCTGCTAAGTACATGGGGTTTCCCCGCGAGAGTTCGAATCTCTCAGGCGAcgattccttttttttttttttttttgtgtgacgaAAAGAACATAcggtacatttttttttaaggaagacaCTGATAATACCATATTACTATTTCAGCCAAACTCAGTAACCAAATCATAGTTTACACAAAcgattaattaaaattatgaacATTACTCAACTTAATCATAACTTGgggaaaatcaaaatcaaaatcaaaatcaaatcaaaacccCAATAAACCTCTAATGTTCACAACATAATATTTCACCACCATTAACGTAGCAGAATCTTCCCACAGCCTCTAATATGACTCTAGAATCCCATTATAATCAGGTccatttttaagaaattttcacaTCATATTTGGCTGAACTATTTTTGTCCAAAGTCTTCTCAAATATTCTCCATTTTTTGGACATGGTACTTAAAGTTGGGCAAACAAAGATTGGTTTATAGTAGGACCAGCATTGCCAGTGATTTCATGTAAAAGAGAAAAGACATTGCAAACGGTGGTAAAATTGTATAGACTATAACTAAAACAACTACAATTTGTCTTCCCAATCTTTGATCTCCTTCGTcaattgaatcatattttttgtgAAGTTAGTTAATCAAGTTATAGTTTACACAGATTAATTTCTTGTAGAAAACTTTTGACGTCATTCCTGATTTGATCTAATTTGCCATATtgattgatataatttttttgttatcttttttaGGGGCTTCTTGGGGAAAATACATCACCAACCCTTgggctaaatttaaatttgattttttttataccccAACAAGAAtctttttacccacggtaaaaagtttatggagtaagaaaaaacaaatttaaacttATCCCAAGGGTCGATCACTTTCCCATGTCGGCTTTTCACTATTTTACCCGACGAAGATTGATCACTTTTGCCCCCAAAGtgaatattgaaaaagaaagaaagaagagaaatagagggagagagtgAGGAGGGGGAGAAAGTGATATGGTGTGAGGAATTAGGGAAGTatggaggggtatttataggtggGAATGGTAGTATAGGTTGTAAACACCATTAATGTggtcaaaaaacgtgtaaaatagtgttaaaaacgtgtggattgaatgttgaaaaattGACCACAGACCAAAAAACGTTTGTTCTTCAGTTCTGCACCGGCCAACTggcgcgagttaactcacgctccgAATACACTAGCGCAACTTAAGTCACACTACATGACTTAACTTAGGTTAAAAAAtacactagcgcatgttaactcaCGTAGCGCGACTTAACATAGGTAAAAAAATACACTAGCACATGTTAACATGCGCAGGGGCATTTTGAATATTTACTTTAGGAATGAACGATACAGTTTGAGTAATGAGCaaaattcttttcatttcttttgtgTTTGTTGGAGCTCATGTCCCCTTCCTCAAGGATATGAGCTCAAGTAAGTAGAATACAAAAAATATCTATTCTAGTTCTATCATCAGTTATGggtttgaatttttatcttcttctaTACCTGTATATGAAGAAGATACAAGATTTTaggttatcttttttttatctttcaattatactatttatttagacaattttaattataatttgttcTCAAAAAACTTGACATATACTCATATCATGTTTGTTATacgatatattttatttgttacaccttttttaatatttgaattatcTCTCATCCGTTACcatttttaaatgataaggaaaaaaaattaaacatatacaatttgtttttttttttttttttaaggatatacaatttgtt harbors:
- the LOC11439220 gene encoding protein BUNDLE SHEATH DEFECTIVE 2, chloroplastic, with product MAQSLSFAPICSLKSSNTPGAVIGNSVVRKAFPMKEVCLNSKAGNFQSLVVKATEDSSKGTTKVKSIVCADCTGNGAKECTQCQGSGVNLIDHFNGRFKAGGLCWLCRGKKDILCGSCNGAGFIGGFMSTFDD
- the LOC11441212 gene encoding uncharacterized protein; the encoded protein is MMGIAVISFLLFHHTKQGDRFCVSKQMATTFLSVHRFLPSQRRENIGYLSGFKYSLSGGVLFNPNFSGRQLTGSHGNRFVVNSLFGIGRKVKKSIVRETVIPEPDYRIPVVLLGIAGGLVYTDNLVPAVPVGLLGLLLLVQATRVRFVFDDESLEVKIGDQLDESGENAFVGGKNRWKYSTFVNWEFWWPNFPILVYFKETQTKPEGQIHFFPIIFNGKQLYDIMVERAGPSKTSAPKES